The DNA sequence tgtctgtgaggagtttggtgtgttctccctgtgtccgtgtgggtttcctccgggtgctccggtttcctgccacagtccaaaaacacacgttggtaggtggattggtgactcaaaagtgtccataggtgtgagtgtgtgttgccttttagggactggtgccccctccagggtgtgtggctattctccagacccaccgcagccctgaactggaaatgcagttacagatattgaatgaatgaatatttatatgtttaCCCTATGAGCTGAAAAGTACCCTAAACTATGAGCACTCAAATAGCTTTTGATGTATTTTGATGTATTACTGACATTGGTTATCTTGGTTaaaagcaaaacacatttataataaaacacacagtttaGGCTCAGAGGTTTCTTCTTTTAGTTTAAACAATCAACATAGACAGTCTGCATAAAGTACAATAGTCAAGAATTATAAGCCAGTGAGGTAAAAATCCATGTGAGTAAGACGTGGgacttaattcattcatttgggCACATTACACATATCCTCTTATGCTGAGAGAAATTTAGCACATATTAAAATTAGCTTATACAGTTACAGTACTAATACATTGATTACTATGCAAAGAGAATAACATGAAGTACTGCAGATGTGGAAAATAATGCTATATATTATGTTAAACTTTGGAATAAATGTTCATTAGAATGCTCTGTGGAGAGGACCTTCTTTGTATGGCAAAATGAGTCAAAGGCACACAATCATATTTTTCCCACATTGGAGATCCACTTTGTCTTATGAAGCACTTGGATGAGGTTAAGTAATTACAAACACGTTATATATTTAGATATCAAACAACAATAATCCATTTCATTCACACATGTCTTGAACCACCAAATGTAACAGAAAGCTTAtgtaacaaaacataaaaatactttttttttccaattgtttTCAACAGTGTATTCAGAGCAGTCAGAGAGTTAGGGAGGTTTCTGTTGTTCATTCAGTCCTTGTTGACCATTTTCTTCCATCTGAATTGTCCAGCCCTTACAGGAAGTTAAAATCCAAACTGATCTAAGTTCATGAGAACAGGACTTAAGAATTCTTCTGAAGCAGAAGGGGGAATTCTTAACTATTTTCTTTAGCTTGACTCACTTCTTGCACAACACCATCACCTTAAAAAAGATAGTGAACCAATTTTAATATTCATGCTGGTTTTACAGGAAATGAAATACTTTGTTGTGCATATGATATGCGTTACCATTTAAGCTCATCCCACTGTTCCCATTCTCACAAGTTAGTTGTGAATCTTCTGACACAAAAATAATAGAAAACTAAATGACTGAGGATAATACGGTacattttaatagttttaaaattagatttaaaattattgtacatttagtgTCATATAACAGATGAATAGATGACATATTGTAaggatgaaataaaataaaaattttttgtattgtttaaatgaatgtgtgCTTTAGTACCTGTTTTATCTGTATGTGCCCTGTTGAGAACATCATCACAGTCTGTAGTTGTCTCTgctgtacaaaaacacacatacgaCAACAGTtagatattaaatataataaacagtcactagtcattttttaaacattgtaccCAAATGGCCAGAAATATTTTCAACAACATGACTACACTTCCACTTACCTCTTTTTAAGCGTCGCCGAGCCAGTTTGATCTGGTCTTGAAGAATCTGGACCCAGTCTCGTGGACCAGGAAGCTTCTCAATTCTATTAGCAGTGCAGTATTTTTCTGTGAACACTGTACAAACATTTAAGCTGGATTGCAAACATTGCTGGATTCAAGCAAGTTTTAGAAGTTGGCACCTAGAGCTGCTCTATAAACAAGCTGCTGTGCTGGCTGATGCTCACTTACCTTTAATAGCTCCCACAATATTCTGGTCCAGTCCTTTTCTATGGTCATTCAGGCCCCTCTTCCTCTTGCCGTTGGGCAGGGAGTTAGCCAGCGTAGCATCATCGAAGAAAGCACACACCAGCTTCCTGAAGAGCAGACTGCCTGAGCGTGTGTAGTTCAGCAGGATGGAGTCCAACTGTGCCTTAGGGATGAATACTTCATAATCCTCTGCCAACTGCACCTCCGGCTGAAAGAGACAGATGACTGAGATattaataaactttatttatacTCAAACTAaggcacatacacacagacatgtCCCACTAAAAATATAGAAGTATGTCATAGTCCTCACACTTTAACCtctgaaagagagaaacagagggacagAAAGTCAAGAAACAGTACAAGCACCGGCACTTATTCCTGTTGTTCATCATGCACTACTGAGCctaagtcagagaccacccttcattcacttaatgtaattaaaattgTCATTGTGTACAAGTAAAAGTAGGCAGAaagaatgtatttaaaaaaaaatacacaaaagtcTGCACTCTTTATTCTATTTTGCACACAGTTGTCACTTATACTTCCATCCCAACTCCCAAAAGAACAACTTAAAGCCAAAACAagaattcaaataaaatattcaaagaTAAAGAAAACAGGACACTTAACAACCATACAagactatttaaaaccaacacattttccatGAGAAGGCAGATTGCGTTGTAAAAAATCAGAAAAGTTGAGTAGCTTTCATAAaccataactttaaaaaaaaacagttaaatttaCGTTTTCCGCATTTTATTACTCTGTTCTTGCTccgtaggtgggtaatattgacttatttttgctggtaCGGATTACTCAAGCTGGAATGTCTTCAAATTTGAGAGACAGCTAATTGCATTATcataagtgctacaaaacaaaacaactcaaGTTTCAAAAGAgtgtctgtggtaatttaaacagcgaacaaaatttacagacatcttcagccacgtacaaacaacagttgctTTTTCCCCtcatacagttccaccttaaaagacccagagcttctgaacataaacaaatcagagaactgtgtttccccacaatcatgaCAGTGCACTTAAACTACAAAGTTGTGAATCactatttactttaaaatatatatatgaatttagTTATAGTAATATGATAATTACCTTAGaactacatttttttattttattacatttttcttatttggGGAGGTCAGGTTAAGTACTAGAATACCTGTCATAAGGACTGCTGTACTTGTCTACAACTGATTTCAAATTTGTTTGTGGTGATTAGTTTGCGCTGTTTATTGCTATTTTTTTGCTCGTTTATTGCTCCCATCCGAAGTCAATTAtcaattctttctctctctttagtaATCATTTTGGAAAAGAGGTTTTGACCCACAATACATGATGGCATGATATACTCaaccacacacacttctgtaccTCTGCGCAGTTGAGTCCCCTGTTCAGAGTGTAGTGAACTGATGGTGTGGGATTAGTGATGGTTGTAGAAGGTGTGATAGCAGGAGAAGACAGGATCCTTTCACTCAAAGGTCTTTCTTTTTCACAAATCTCTTCAAGTGATTCAGCCACATAGGAAGAGTTTGAGGGCGTGTCAGTTTTTCTGGGTGGATTTAAAGCTGTCAGTCTGTGGATTGCCCTCCTCTTACGTGACCTTTTCCTGGGAAGGGAGGAATAAGTCGAGCAGGAATTTCCCACAGCACACTGTTTCTCCTGGGCCCCTGAGTGGGAGAAAACATACGGACCACAGTCGTTTCATTTGTGAATGTACACCGCTAATTTATGCAAGTGATAttaacaatgaataaataaatataaatgttcatATAGAAT is a window from the Hoplias malabaricus isolate fHopMal1 chromosome 11, fHopMal1.hap1, whole genome shotgun sequence genome containing:
- the bend7 gene encoding BEN domain-containing protein 7 codes for the protein MEFRERRRSRKSQSFKLISEQEYEPEFDSAEHNDTDSEQLDISENEAWLGDEGMEIKRQITGMMRLLNDKAGRAFQRVDKEGGAIKEEPQEEALSWAVPQNQDPEETQHCWTSAPSISHNQYDTRSRTQKMLGNSKNRNLAQSFLPTTTPNESSCCMCNCKSTLQAILVELRTMRKLMQTQRGAQEKQCAVGNSCSTYSSLPRKRSRKRRAIHRLTALNPPRKTDTPSNSSYVAESLEEICEKERPLSERILSSPAITPSTTITNPTPSVHYTLNRGLNCAEPEVQLAEDYEVFIPKAQLDSILLNYTRSGSLLFRKLVCAFFDDATLANSLPNGKRKRGLNDHRKGLDQNIVGAIKVFTEKYCTANRIEKLPGPRDWVQILQDQIKLARRRLKRAETTTDCDDVLNRAHTDKTEDSQLTCENGNSGMSLNGDGVVQEVSQAKENS